The following are from one region of the Colias croceus chromosome 4, ilColCroc2.1 genome:
- the LOC123691389 gene encoding restin homolog isoform X7: MNENNDPTMEAGGVPPAPSSASSDTASTISTATSTMPRSEASRPTTFSKPSGLKPPSKIGRLCSNAAPKPAVPISPRADGSSSDARKFSDDSSRKHLSDLIEVEEDEVTSSLPDRPRMHRKASNHSVVLTEDTDSFIIGERVWVGGTKPGQIAYIGETQFAPGDWAGIVLDDPIGKNDGSVAGVRYFQCPEKRGVFSRLTRLTREPLVSHAPHDASPVSDAGSVFERPPSGSARQRRALSPNGSIRSIVSSKMNASISTTTGGDLRMGDRVIVSSSRGSKAGTLRYVGVTDFATGVWAGVELDDPIGKNDGSVDGKRYFECAPRFGLFAPISKVSRSPSNRKPGACAIHSNGRATPLRRSNSRDSLTSLGTSIASSRAGVRLGVTSLGSQRVGAPRASSTPVSAKNALQELLREKQHHLERLMRERELERAEVAKASLQADRAENALALVQKEASQANSENAKLRAELEKLNKLLEDEKQKVEDLMFRNEEENINKEDYYKYKEAMERERLSREKHIRELEAEIALQAARAETTASALQALEEQRTAEMTAIAEQHKEELAAAQTLSTELQNLLDEAYALLKEKENEKDSLGKSMSEELSKVKSESEKALLEAKTKMAISQTEFDTQLSVLTSKLQLVESKLETEKQNVERLNKDNSQIITDLNTKLTQLQATVDDKTLELNKVLGASKEHEVNLNKEISKLKMELSAKVLDIEQLQDAKAKQDAQCKSLQEEIERVKDELNTKITEYESVLNEASQQEEKSKLEILRLQQDLSAKIKDYDKLLNESNIANETKEKVMNEYKQTIHERDKEVIRLKGDYEEATANFNIKHSKIAEEHKKEIEDRNLRIEQLTKEIESHKQILEKNKVEIDSLTTQFNMNTDELKALKEENVRLKQSLNELTEINTNLKNKISSMELEIGELNRQLESTKEKCEELQKSKEKVENEYMNLTGQTTDSNEQFNKLSQHLKDTEKELQDLKDKHRETANNYGRVEQELKQKIFKIQEDFSIERTELIRSIDENVEKHKIAEQKLQEIEQRVLQVNNRLKELETENDKLLDENTILKQEIESLKIKEQEMIHEFDATRKKLEVDTDKYKEEIALLKAEGASSEVKLIEKVDQLTDAQNDLNNKLEEARKHEDSLQKILDDMTLQINNEKIQHEKERDQILNQLAHINTQAGVQKNEEIELKKTLEVKENDIKELKLKLEMLEIDLKSNEEIVVEKDRQMAQISEELTKMTDNKNKIEEQLNIVLTESTTLKQKYESLLKNSSTEESLLKEQHGQLETLKIEMATMVAEKCNLEAKYNETISEISKLKENLDQLEVNLKQTTEINTELTKRVEEKDNLLKTQSQKIEQNSIQMKSVDEEIQNLKNELNGKITALHEKEEQLNKLNEIVKEGSNDSKQAIEVLESETTELKRKHLNEVESLNNTIKTLQNSLSEQEKQVIELLQSKEKLNELQTMLAKSDNDIKQLTNINEAQKLNYEDLNKQLQTQFDEYKKESKLLRHDLKAKVSNYEKELEDSRKKISTEIETQNQLQTKLSDADKAILELKEKLELLSVQQINVGEKDERLEKLTLELQATRNSNAEALQHMEKTLHSLRVDIEQKMALVKEKDSIIVRLQEDLKNFKSKLEISEREKVLLQKDISKRNSEIRDKNDNNAMGTLGQGDTAPARSEEDKDMLDGQVNFLNSVIVDMQKKNEQLMARVQALEGGNITAEPTLFNGRKARAVAPRLFCDICDVFDAHDTEDCPKQALPDTREPHEGKKQPPPPRPYCDICEVFGHATENCDEEETF; the protein is encoded by the exons ACGGCAGCTCCTCCGACGCAAGAAAGTTTAGCGACGATTCGTCAAGAAAACATTTGTCAG ATTTAATAGAAGTAGAGGAAGACGAAGTGACGAGCAGTCTGCCGGACAGACCCCGAATGCATCGGAAAGCCTCCA ATCACAGCGTCGTTTTAACGGAAGATACCGACAGTTTCATTATTGGGGAGCGAGTTTGGGTTGGAGGAACGAAACCAGGTCAAATTGCGTATATCGGTGAAACACAATTTGCTCCTGGTGACTGGGCGGGAATTGTACTTGATGACCCTATTG gaaaaaatgATGGATCTGTAGCTGGAGTTAGAtattttcaatgcccagagaAGAGAGGGGTTTTTTCCCGTTTGACTCGATTGACTCGTGAACCACTTGTATCCCATGCTCCACATGACGCGTCACCTGTATCGGACGCAGGAAGCGTTTTTGAAAGGCCACCATCTGGTTCTGCTAGACAAAGGCGCGCCTTATCACCCAATGGCAGTATTCGAAGCATCGTCAGCAGTAAGATGA aTGCTTCAATTTCTACCACTACGGGTGGTGATTTACGTATGGGTGATCGCGTTATTGTGTCTAGTAGCCGTGGTAGCAAGGCTGGCACTCTTCGCTATGTGGGTGTTACCGATTTTGCTACCGGCGTATGGGCCGGCGTTGAACTCGATGATCCTATTGGAAAGAACGATGGATCTGTAGATGGGAAGAG ATATTTCGAGTGCGCACCACGTTTTGGTTTATTCGCTCCTATATCGAAGGTTTCTCGGTCTCCGTCCAACCGCAAGCCTGGCGCGTGCGCGATCCATAGCAACGGTCGCGCTACTCCATTGCGGCGTTCCAACTCCCGCGACTCGCTCACGTCTCTCGGCACGTCGATCGCGTCGTCCCGCGCAGGGGTGAGACTGGGGGTGACGTCGCTGGGTTCTCAG CGTGTCGGAGCTCCGCGAGCCTCTTCCACCCCGGTCTCCGCTAAGAACGCCCTGCAG gaaCTGCTGCGTGAAAAGCAACATCATTTGGAGCGGCTTATGCGTGAGAGAGAGTTGGAAAGAGCTGAGGTGGCGAAAGCGTCCCTACAGGCTGATCGTGCGGAAAACGCGCTTGCTTTGGTACAGAAGGAGGCTTCGCAG GCAAATTCTGAGAACGCGAAACTCAGAGCTGAGCTCGAAAAGTTGAATAAGTTGTTAGAAGATGAAAAACAGAAAGTTGAAGATCTTATGTTTAGaaatgaagaagaaaatattaacaaagaaGACTATTAT AAATATAAAGAAGCGATGGAG CGGGAGAGACTATCTCGGGAGAAGCATATTCGTGAATTGGAAGCTGAAATTGCATTACAAGCGGCTCGCGCTGAAACCACGGCGAGCGCCCTTCAAGCGCTTGAAGAACAACGAACTGCTGAAATGACAGCCATAGCAGAACAACACAAAGAAGAATTGGCGGCGGCACAAA CGTTGTCCACAGAATTACAAAATCTTCTAGACGAAGCATATGCACTGTTAAAGGAAAAAGAGAACGAAAAAGATTCTCTGGGCAAAAGCATGTCGGAAGAATTATCCAAAGTTAAATCTGAATCGGAGAAGGCTCTGCTCGAAGCTAAAACCAAAATGGCTATTTCACAAACCGAGTTTGATACTCAACTATCAGTTTTAACGTCCAAATTACAGCTTGTAGAATCAAAGCTGGAGACTGAAAAACAAAACGTAGAACgtttaaataaagataatagtCAAATAATTACTGATTTAAATACTAAGTTGACACAGCTTCAAGCTACAGTAGATGATAAAACATTAGAATTAAACAAGG TACTTGGTGCTAGTAAAGAACATGAAGTCAActtaaacaaagaaataagtaAGTTAAAAATGGAACTTAGCGCTAAGGTATTAGATATTGAACAGTTGCAAGATGCAAAAGCTAAACAAGATGCCCAGTGCAAATCATTGCAAGAAGAAATTGAACGCGTAAAAGAtgaattaaatactaaaataacagAATACGAAAGTGTACTTAATGAAGCTTCACAACAAGAAGAAAAAAGTAAACTAGAGATTTTAAGATTACAACAAGATTTGAGTGCCAAAATAAAGGATTATGATAAACTACTTAATGAATCAAATATTGCAAATGAAACAAAGGAAAAAgtaatgaatgaatataaacaaacaattcatgAACGTGACAAGGAAGTTATCAGACTAAAAGGAGACTATGAAGAAGCAACGgctaatttcaatattaaacatagCAAAATTGCTGAAGAACACAAGAAAGAAATAGAAGATCGTAATTTAAGAATAGAGCAGCTAACCAAAGAAATTGAGAGCCACAAGCAAATATTGGAGAAAAACAAAGTAGAAATTGATAGCTTAACCACGCAATTTAACATGAACACAGACGAATTAAAGGCATTGAAAGAAGAAAATGTTAGGCTTAAACAAAGCCTAAACGAGTTGACAGAAATTAATACCAActtgaaaaacaaaatatcatcAATGGAACTCGAAATTGGTGAACTAAACCGTCAGTTAGAAAGTACGAAAGAGAAATGTGAAGAATTGCAAAAATCGAAAGAAAAAGTTGAAAATGAGTATATGAATCTGACTGGACAAACAACAGATTCCAATGAGCAGTTTAATAAACTATCTCAACACTTAAAAGATACTGAAAAAGAACTTCAGGACCTTAAGGATAAGCATAGAGAAACAGCTAATAATTACGGCAGAGTAGAACAAGagctgaaacaaaaaatatttaaaatacaagaaGACTTTTCAATTGAACGTACAGAATTAATACGATCTATTGACGAAAATGTTGAAAAGCATAAAATTGCTGAACAAAAATTACAGGAAATAGAACAACGGGTGTTGCAAGTAAATAATCGTCTTAAAGAACTTGAAACTGAAAACGATAAACTCTTGGatgaaaatacaattttgaaaCAGGAAATTGAAagtcttaaaataaaagaacaaGAAATGATTCATGAATTTGACGCAACTCGGAAGAAACTTGAAGTAGATACAGATAAGTATAAGGAAGAGATTGCACTTTTGAAAGCAGAAGGTGCTTCATCAGAAGTGAAATTGATTGAAAAAGTAGATCAGCTTACCGATGCGCAAAATGAcctgaataataaattagaagAAGCCAGAAAACACGAGGACTCCCTGCAAAAAATTTTGGATGACATGACTTTGCAAATAAACAATGAAAAGATTCAACATGAAAAAGAAAGAGATCAAATTTTAAATCAGTTAGCACATATTAATACACAGGCTGGTGTCCAGAAAAATGAAGAGATagaattaaagaaaacatTAGAAGTCAAAGAAAATGATATCAAAGAGCTAAAACTGAAATTAGAAATGCTTGAGATAGATTTGAAATCAAACGAAGAAATTGTAGTAGAAAAAGATCGTCAAATGGCTCAAATAAGTGAGGAACTTACAAAGATGActgacaataaaaataaaattgaagagcaattaaatattgttctcACAGAGTCGACGACACTGAAGCAGAAATATGAAAGCCTTCTTAAAAATTCTTCAACGGAAGAATCTTTGTTGAAGGAACAACACGGGCAGTTGGAGacattgaaaattgaaatggcAACTATGGTTGCAGAGAAGTGTAATTTGGAGGCCAAGTACAATGAAACAATATCAGAAATCAGCAAGCTTAAGGAGAATTTAGATCAATTGGAAGTAAATTTAAAGCAAACAACAGAAATCAACACTGAACTTACAAAGCGAGTCGAAGAAAAAGATAACCTTTTAAAAACGCAGAGTCAAAAAATTGAACAGAATTCCATTCAAATGAAATCTGTAGATGAAGAAATCCAAAATCTTAAAAATGAACTCAATGGTAAGATTACTGCTCTCCATGAAAAGGAAGAACAACTCAATAAATTAAACGAAATTGTAAAAGAAGGATCTAATGACTCAAAACAAGCTATCGAAGTTTTGGAGAGTGAAACTACAGAACTAAAACGGAAACATCTTAATGAGGTAGAATCTCttaataatactattaaaacattacaaaacaGTCTATCGGAGCAAGAAAAGCAAGTAATAGAGTTATTGCAATCAAAAGAAAAGTTAAATGAATTACAAACAATGCTTGCAAAGTCTgataatgacattaaacaattAACGAATATTAATGAAGCTCAAAAATTAAACTATGAAGACCTTAACAAACAACTTCAAACGCAGTTTGATGAATACAAAAAAGAAAGCAAATTATTAAGACACGATCTTAAGGCTAAAGTAAGCAATTATGAAAAAGAACTTGAAGATTCAAGGAAGAAAATATCGACGGAAATAGAAACACAAAATCAGCTGCAAACAAAACTGTCGGACGCAGATAAGGCTATATTAGAATTAAAGGAGAAGTTAGAATTACTCTCGGTACAACAAATTAATGTCGGTGAAAAGGACGAGCGATTAGAAAAACTTACATTGGAACTACAGGCAACAAGAAACTCCAATGCTGAAGCTTTGCAACATATGGAAAAAACCTTACATTCACTGCGAGTAGATATCGAACAGAAGATGGCACTGGTGAAGGAAAAAGATAGTATTATTGTTCGGTTACAAGAAGATCTCAAG AACTTTAAGTCGAAACTAGAAATTTCTGAACGAGAAAAGGTTCTTTTACAAAAGGATATTTCTAAACGAAATAGTGAAATACGAGATAAAAACGACAATAATGCGATGGGAACATTGGGACAAGGGGATACTGCGCCTGCTCG GTCAGAAGAAGATAAGGATATGTTGGACGGTCAAGTGAACTTTTTGAATTCGGTGATCGTAGATATGCAAAAAAAGAATGAACAGTTAATGGCGAGAGTTCAGGCGCTGGAAGGAGGCAACATTACTGCTGAGCCTACACtttt CAACGGTCGCAAAGCGCGCGCAGTGGCGCCGCGTTTGTTCTGCGACATCTGCGACGTGTTCGACGCGCACGACACGGAGGACTGCCCCAAGCAGGCGCTGCCCGACACGCGCGAGCCGCACGAGGGCAAGAAGCAGCCGCCGCCGCCCAGGCCCTACTGCGATATATGTGAAG TGTTCGGGCACGCTACGGAAAACTGTGATGAAGAAGAGACCTTCTAA
- the LOC123691389 gene encoding CAP-Gly domain-containing linker protein 1 isoform X1, protein MNENNDPTMEAGGVPPAPSSASSDTASTISTATSTMPRSEASRPTTFSKPSGLKPPSKIGRLCSNAAPKPAVPISPRADGSSSDARKFSDDSSRKHLSDLIEVEEDEVTSSLPDRPRMHRKASTSSRSSLTSMDALWEKHPRRLSEAGLRRSSDHSVVLTEDTDSFIIGERVWVGGTKPGQIAYIGETQFAPGDWAGIVLDDPIGKNDGSVAGVRYFQCPEKRGVFSRLTRLTREPLVSHAPHDASPVSDAGSVFERPPSGSARQRRALSPNGSIRSIVSSKMNASISTTTGGDLRMGDRVIVSSSRGSKAGTLRYVGVTDFATGVWAGVELDDPIGKNDGSVDGKRYFECAPRFGLFAPISKVSRSPSNRKPGACAIHSNGRATPLRRSNSRDSLTSLGTSIASSRAGVRLGVTSLGSQRVGAPRASSTPVSAKNALQELLREKQHHLERLMRERELERAEVAKASLQADRAENALALVQKEASQANSENAKLRAELEKLNKLLEDEKQKVEDLMFRNEEENINKEDYYKYKEAMERERLSREKHIRELEAEIALQAARAETTASALQALEEQRTAEMTAIAEQHKEELAAAQTLSTELQNLLDEAYALLKEKENEKDSLGKSMSEELSKVKSESEKALLEAKTKMAISQTEFDTQLSVLTSKLQLVESKLETEKQNVERLNKDNSQIITDLNTKLTQLQATVDDKTLELNKVLGASKEHEVNLNKEISKLKMELSAKVLDIEQLQDAKAKQDAQCKSLQEEIERVKDELNTKITEYESVLNEASQQEEKSKLEILRLQQDLSAKIKDYDKLLNESNIANETKEKVMNEYKQTIHERDKEVIRLKGDYEEATANFNIKHSKIAEEHKKEIEDRNLRIEQLTKEIESHKQILEKNKVEIDSLTTQFNMNTDELKALKEENVRLKQSLNELTEINTNLKNKISSMELEIGELNRQLESTKEKCEELQKSKEKVENEYMNLTGQTTDSNEQFNKLSQHLKDTEKELQDLKDKHRETANNYGRVEQELKQKIFKIQEDFSIERTELIRSIDENVEKHKIAEQKLQEIEQRVLQVNNRLKELETENDKLLDENTILKQEIESLKIKEQEMIHEFDATRKKLEVDTDKYKEEIALLKAEGASSEVKLIEKVDQLTDAQNDLNNKLEEARKHEDSLQKILDDMTLQINNEKIQHEKERDQILNQLAHINTQAGVQKNEEIELKKTLEVKENDIKELKLKLEMLEIDLKSNEEIVVEKDRQMAQISEELTKMTDNKNKIEEQLNIVLTESTTLKQKYESLLKNSSTEESLLKEQHGQLETLKIEMATMVAEKCNLEAKYNETISEISKLKENLDQLEVNLKQTTEINTELTKRVEEKDNLLKTQSQKIEQNSIQMKSVDEEIQNLKNELNGKITALHEKEEQLNKLNEIVKEGSNDSKQAIEVLESETTELKRKHLNEVESLNNTIKTLQNSLSEQEKQVIELLQSKEKLNELQTMLAKSDNDIKQLTNINEAQKLNYEDLNKQLQTQFDEYKKESKLLRHDLKAKVSNYEKELEDSRKKISTEIETQNQLQTKLSDADKAILELKEKLELLSVQQINVGEKDERLEKLTLELQATRNSNAEALQHMEKTLHSLRVDIEQKMALVKEKDSIIVRLQEDLKNFKSKLEISEREKVLLQKDISKRNSEIRDKNDNNAMGTLGQGDTAPARSEEDKDMLDGQVNFLNSVIVDMQKKNEQLMARVQALEGGNITAEPTLFNGRKARAVAPRLFCDICDVFDAHDTEDCPKQALPDTREPHEGKKQPPPPRPYCDICEVFGHATENCDEEETF, encoded by the exons ACGGCAGCTCCTCCGACGCAAGAAAGTTTAGCGACGATTCGTCAAGAAAACATTTGTCAG ATTTAATAGAAGTAGAGGAAGACGAAGTGACGAGCAGTCTGCCGGACAGACCCCGAATGCATCGGAAAGCCTCCA CTAGTAGCAGGTCCAGTCTGACTTCGATGGACGCGTTGTGGGAGAAACATCCGCGCAGGCTCAGCGAGGCCGGCCTCAGACGGTCCTCAG ATCACAGCGTCGTTTTAACGGAAGATACCGACAGTTTCATTATTGGGGAGCGAGTTTGGGTTGGAGGAACGAAACCAGGTCAAATTGCGTATATCGGTGAAACACAATTTGCTCCTGGTGACTGGGCGGGAATTGTACTTGATGACCCTATTG gaaaaaatgATGGATCTGTAGCTGGAGTTAGAtattttcaatgcccagagaAGAGAGGGGTTTTTTCCCGTTTGACTCGATTGACTCGTGAACCACTTGTATCCCATGCTCCACATGACGCGTCACCTGTATCGGACGCAGGAAGCGTTTTTGAAAGGCCACCATCTGGTTCTGCTAGACAAAGGCGCGCCTTATCACCCAATGGCAGTATTCGAAGCATCGTCAGCAGTAAGATGA aTGCTTCAATTTCTACCACTACGGGTGGTGATTTACGTATGGGTGATCGCGTTATTGTGTCTAGTAGCCGTGGTAGCAAGGCTGGCACTCTTCGCTATGTGGGTGTTACCGATTTTGCTACCGGCGTATGGGCCGGCGTTGAACTCGATGATCCTATTGGAAAGAACGATGGATCTGTAGATGGGAAGAG ATATTTCGAGTGCGCACCACGTTTTGGTTTATTCGCTCCTATATCGAAGGTTTCTCGGTCTCCGTCCAACCGCAAGCCTGGCGCGTGCGCGATCCATAGCAACGGTCGCGCTACTCCATTGCGGCGTTCCAACTCCCGCGACTCGCTCACGTCTCTCGGCACGTCGATCGCGTCGTCCCGCGCAGGGGTGAGACTGGGGGTGACGTCGCTGGGTTCTCAG CGTGTCGGAGCTCCGCGAGCCTCTTCCACCCCGGTCTCCGCTAAGAACGCCCTGCAG gaaCTGCTGCGTGAAAAGCAACATCATTTGGAGCGGCTTATGCGTGAGAGAGAGTTGGAAAGAGCTGAGGTGGCGAAAGCGTCCCTACAGGCTGATCGTGCGGAAAACGCGCTTGCTTTGGTACAGAAGGAGGCTTCGCAG GCAAATTCTGAGAACGCGAAACTCAGAGCTGAGCTCGAAAAGTTGAATAAGTTGTTAGAAGATGAAAAACAGAAAGTTGAAGATCTTATGTTTAGaaatgaagaagaaaatattaacaaagaaGACTATTAT AAATATAAAGAAGCGATGGAG CGGGAGAGACTATCTCGGGAGAAGCATATTCGTGAATTGGAAGCTGAAATTGCATTACAAGCGGCTCGCGCTGAAACCACGGCGAGCGCCCTTCAAGCGCTTGAAGAACAACGAACTGCTGAAATGACAGCCATAGCAGAACAACACAAAGAAGAATTGGCGGCGGCACAAA CGTTGTCCACAGAATTACAAAATCTTCTAGACGAAGCATATGCACTGTTAAAGGAAAAAGAGAACGAAAAAGATTCTCTGGGCAAAAGCATGTCGGAAGAATTATCCAAAGTTAAATCTGAATCGGAGAAGGCTCTGCTCGAAGCTAAAACCAAAATGGCTATTTCACAAACCGAGTTTGATACTCAACTATCAGTTTTAACGTCCAAATTACAGCTTGTAGAATCAAAGCTGGAGACTGAAAAACAAAACGTAGAACgtttaaataaagataatagtCAAATAATTACTGATTTAAATACTAAGTTGACACAGCTTCAAGCTACAGTAGATGATAAAACATTAGAATTAAACAAGG TACTTGGTGCTAGTAAAGAACATGAAGTCAActtaaacaaagaaataagtaAGTTAAAAATGGAACTTAGCGCTAAGGTATTAGATATTGAACAGTTGCAAGATGCAAAAGCTAAACAAGATGCCCAGTGCAAATCATTGCAAGAAGAAATTGAACGCGTAAAAGAtgaattaaatactaaaataacagAATACGAAAGTGTACTTAATGAAGCTTCACAACAAGAAGAAAAAAGTAAACTAGAGATTTTAAGATTACAACAAGATTTGAGTGCCAAAATAAAGGATTATGATAAACTACTTAATGAATCAAATATTGCAAATGAAACAAAGGAAAAAgtaatgaatgaatataaacaaacaattcatgAACGTGACAAGGAAGTTATCAGACTAAAAGGAGACTATGAAGAAGCAACGgctaatttcaatattaaacatagCAAAATTGCTGAAGAACACAAGAAAGAAATAGAAGATCGTAATTTAAGAATAGAGCAGCTAACCAAAGAAATTGAGAGCCACAAGCAAATATTGGAGAAAAACAAAGTAGAAATTGATAGCTTAACCACGCAATTTAACATGAACACAGACGAATTAAAGGCATTGAAAGAAGAAAATGTTAGGCTTAAACAAAGCCTAAACGAGTTGACAGAAATTAATACCAActtgaaaaacaaaatatcatcAATGGAACTCGAAATTGGTGAACTAAACCGTCAGTTAGAAAGTACGAAAGAGAAATGTGAAGAATTGCAAAAATCGAAAGAAAAAGTTGAAAATGAGTATATGAATCTGACTGGACAAACAACAGATTCCAATGAGCAGTTTAATAAACTATCTCAACACTTAAAAGATACTGAAAAAGAACTTCAGGACCTTAAGGATAAGCATAGAGAAACAGCTAATAATTACGGCAGAGTAGAACAAGagctgaaacaaaaaatatttaaaatacaagaaGACTTTTCAATTGAACGTACAGAATTAATACGATCTATTGACGAAAATGTTGAAAAGCATAAAATTGCTGAACAAAAATTACAGGAAATAGAACAACGGGTGTTGCAAGTAAATAATCGTCTTAAAGAACTTGAAACTGAAAACGATAAACTCTTGGatgaaaatacaattttgaaaCAGGAAATTGAAagtcttaaaataaaagaacaaGAAATGATTCATGAATTTGACGCAACTCGGAAGAAACTTGAAGTAGATACAGATAAGTATAAGGAAGAGATTGCACTTTTGAAAGCAGAAGGTGCTTCATCAGAAGTGAAATTGATTGAAAAAGTAGATCAGCTTACCGATGCGCAAAATGAcctgaataataaattagaagAAGCCAGAAAACACGAGGACTCCCTGCAAAAAATTTTGGATGACATGACTTTGCAAATAAACAATGAAAAGATTCAACATGAAAAAGAAAGAGATCAAATTTTAAATCAGTTAGCACATATTAATACACAGGCTGGTGTCCAGAAAAATGAAGAGATagaattaaagaaaacatTAGAAGTCAAAGAAAATGATATCAAAGAGCTAAAACTGAAATTAGAAATGCTTGAGATAGATTTGAAATCAAACGAAGAAATTGTAGTAGAAAAAGATCGTCAAATGGCTCAAATAAGTGAGGAACTTACAAAGATGActgacaataaaaataaaattgaagagcaattaaatattgttctcACAGAGTCGACGACACTGAAGCAGAAATATGAAAGCCTTCTTAAAAATTCTTCAACGGAAGAATCTTTGTTGAAGGAACAACACGGGCAGTTGGAGacattgaaaattgaaatggcAACTATGGTTGCAGAGAAGTGTAATTTGGAGGCCAAGTACAATGAAACAATATCAGAAATCAGCAAGCTTAAGGAGAATTTAGATCAATTGGAAGTAAATTTAAAGCAAACAACAGAAATCAACACTGAACTTACAAAGCGAGTCGAAGAAAAAGATAACCTTTTAAAAACGCAGAGTCAAAAAATTGAACAGAATTCCATTCAAATGAAATCTGTAGATGAAGAAATCCAAAATCTTAAAAATGAACTCAATGGTAAGATTACTGCTCTCCATGAAAAGGAAGAACAACTCAATAAATTAAACGAAATTGTAAAAGAAGGATCTAATGACTCAAAACAAGCTATCGAAGTTTTGGAGAGTGAAACTACAGAACTAAAACGGAAACATCTTAATGAGGTAGAATCTCttaataatactattaaaacattacaaaacaGTCTATCGGAGCAAGAAAAGCAAGTAATAGAGTTATTGCAATCAAAAGAAAAGTTAAATGAATTACAAACAATGCTTGCAAAGTCTgataatgacattaaacaattAACGAATATTAATGAAGCTCAAAAATTAAACTATGAAGACCTTAACAAACAACTTCAAACGCAGTTTGATGAATACAAAAAAGAAAGCAAATTATTAAGACACGATCTTAAGGCTAAAGTAAGCAATTATGAAAAAGAACTTGAAGATTCAAGGAAGAAAATATCGACGGAAATAGAAACACAAAATCAGCTGCAAACAAAACTGTCGGACGCAGATAAGGCTATATTAGAATTAAAGGAGAAGTTAGAATTACTCTCGGTACAACAAATTAATGTCGGTGAAAAGGACGAGCGATTAGAAAAACTTACATTGGAACTACAGGCAACAAGAAACTCCAATGCTGAAGCTTTGCAACATATGGAAAAAACCTTACATTCACTGCGAGTAGATATCGAACAGAAGATGGCACTGGTGAAGGAAAAAGATAGTATTATTGTTCGGTTACAAGAAGATCTCAAG AACTTTAAGTCGAAACTAGAAATTTCTGAACGAGAAAAGGTTCTTTTACAAAAGGATATTTCTAAACGAAATAGTGAAATACGAGATAAAAACGACAATAATGCGATGGGAACATTGGGACAAGGGGATACTGCGCCTGCTCG GTCAGAAGAAGATAAGGATATGTTGGACGGTCAAGTGAACTTTTTGAATTCGGTGATCGTAGATATGCAAAAAAAGAATGAACAGTTAATGGCGAGAGTTCAGGCGCTGGAAGGAGGCAACATTACTGCTGAGCCTACACtttt CAACGGTCGCAAAGCGCGCGCAGTGGCGCCGCGTTTGTTCTGCGACATCTGCGACGTGTTCGACGCGCACGACACGGAGGACTGCCCCAAGCAGGCGCTGCCCGACACGCGCGAGCCGCACGAGGGCAAGAAGCAGCCGCCGCCGCCCAGGCCCTACTGCGATATATGTGAAG TGTTCGGGCACGCTACGGAAAACTGTGATGAAGAAGAGACCTTCTAA